In Lotus japonicus ecotype B-129 chromosome 5, LjGifu_v1.2, one genomic interval encodes:
- the LOC130719710 gene encoding uncharacterized protein LOC130719710, with the protein MDTLVAADGLSQGLTETLETGTQTVEGVIPGEKPAHIDCPDAAHGDWLTVMKKGGKNTHVSTKKHLGKNQKQLREVSGGKKEQNQVGNYGNKKNIPSGAQAINSIITPNISSTPGDSPQGRKWGRKEPTFQGPFGNSHGASSPSNPSFVGQQNGTHGKNMPATKMIGNKKVFVFGDGTMTTLKLQQQERNRYKLLADEEEDQGNNMAIQHFASVEHFWRDVGYELVGCSEAVGHRGRIWILASVSRNFTVQTVDVHFQVVSVSISVDHMTWRCSAVYASPNPMLREELWGHLVHLRHQTLELWLALSDFNEITSPTEVSGGYFCQARATRMLNMMEACEFIDLGAIGGSFTWERRIHGNRKVSKRLDRALGDISWRHIFPKAYVEHLARVYSDHCPILVRCNAHMEDRTARPFRFHAAWATHPAYENVVRGTWEKPPPSLVGKLDNVRMASLAFNTDAFGNITRRKKRVERRLQGLQRELEVRETKSLLRLEKDLREEYEQIMTQEEIYWYQKSREKWVRLGDRNTKFFHTQKVTRNHVMEIRTPSIYVEERAKLINPVSLEEVRSAVMAMQPFKAPGPDGFQEFFYKQFWSIVGQDLHFMVDEAFAHGQRDSSLLETLIVLIPKKRVDEKSWKPVRITKEGIGISRLFFADDVLLFCQANKVQMQVVADTLKDFCEASGIRRAANLGKYLGIPLLKGRVTRDLFFLIMDKVNARLAFWKTRMLNKAGKLCLAKSVLTSLPVYTMQSLWLPQSVCEFIDKKIRCCLWGKGSNNRGVNLVSWGDITQPKESGGLGLRNTRGNNIALLGKLVHECLHDGTKPWVQAISQKYLKQNLVLQGKYKNGDSYIWKSIMRAKDYVGNGFQPHLSNGQSSVWYSNWLGMGRLCDRVSFVNIADTQLVVADLWDNGQWNFHLLYTLLPPDIEDEVRNIHVPHIRSHFDALRWWHDTGGCYSPSTAYHSLYNQAEDGFANWRKVWKAKVPERVCFFLWLVSREALPTNFRRFQSHLAVSAGCPRCDADTEDVDHLLRGCPDSRNLWSYFCSVLPPLAVQVPLSQWLGELLSHANSTLGISVMWWAWKRQCQCVFELQATTINQVLRCVLRDEALWRSTLFQQPGQLHLMT; encoded by the exons ATGGACACCCTTGTGGCGGCGGATGGCTTGAGCCAAGGGCTGACAGAGACCCTAGAAACGGGTACACAAACGGTAGAAGGCGTGATTCCAGGCGAGAAACCTGCGCACATTGATTGCCCTGATGCTGCGCACGGTGATTGGCTAACAGTCATGAAGAAAGGGGGGAAAAACACGCACGTTTCAACAAAGAAGCATTTAGGGAAGAATCAGAAGCAGTTACGCGAGGTATCAGGAGGTAAAAAGGAACAGAATCAGGTGGGGAATTATGGAAATAAGAAGAATATTCCTAGTGGGGCCCAGGCCATCAATTCAATCATTACTCCCAATATCTCCTCAACTCCTGGAGATTCTCCACAAGGTCGGAAATGGGGCAGGAAGGAGCCCACCTTTCAGGGCCCATTCGGTAATTCCCATGGTGCTTCATCTCCGTCGAATCCATCCTTTGTTGGGCAGCAAAATGGTACCCATGGTAAAAACATGCCCGCGACAAAGATGATAGGGAACAagaaagtttttgtttttggagATGGGACCATGACAACACTCAAATTACAGCAGCAAGAGCGCAACCGCTACAAACTGCTAGCCGATGAGGAGGAGGACCAAGGGAACAACATGGCCATTCAACA CTTTGCTTCTGTTGAACATTTCTGGCGAGATGTGGGTTATGAGCTTGTTGGTTGCTCTGAGGCGGTGGGCCATCGGGGGAGAATCTGGATTTTGGCATCGGTGAGCCGGAACTTCACTGTTCAGACAGTGGATGTTCACTTCCAGGTGGTGTCCGTCTCTATCTCGGTGGATCACATGACTTGGCGTTGCTCCGCGGTGTACGCTAGCCCCAATCCGATGTTACGGGAGGAGCTTTGGGGTCATTTGGTACACTTACGGCATCAAACTCTCGAGCTGTGGCTTGCATTAAGTGATTTTAATGAGATCACCTCTCCAACTGAGGTGTCAGGAGGTTATTTCTGTCAGGCACGAGCAACTCGAATGCTCAATATGATGGAAGCATGTGAATTCATTGATTTGGGTGCCATAGGTGGAAGTTTCACTTGGGAAAGGAGGATTCATGGCAACAGGAAGGTATCAAAAAGATTGGATAGGGCACTCGGCGATATCTCTTGGCGCCATATCTTCCCTAAAGCTTATGTGGAGCATCTTGCTCGTGTCTACTCGGACCACTGTCCCATTCTGGTTCGCTGTAATGCTCATATGGAGGATCGCACGGCTCGCCCCTTCCGCTTCCATGCAGCATGGGCCACTCACCCAGCCTATGAGAACGTGGTCCGAGGCACTTGGGAGAAGCCACCGCCATCTTTAGTTGGTAAACTTGACAATGTAAGAATGGCTTCCCTTGCTTTTAATACTGATGCGTTTGGCAATATTACCCGCAGGAAGAAGCGAGTGGAGCGACGCCTCCAAGGGCTTCAACGCGAATTGGAGGTGCGAGAGACGAAATCATTGTTGCGGTTGGAAAAAGATTTAAGAGAAGAATATGAACAAATTATGACACAAGAAGAAATATATTGGTATCAGAAATCCCGTGAGAAATGGGTGAGGCTCGGCGATCGCAACACCAAGTTCTTTCACACTCAGAAG GTCACCCGGAACCATGTTATGGAAATTAGAACCCCTTCCATCTACGTGGAGGAGCGCGCGAAGCTTATCAATCCGGTCTCCTTGGAGGAGGTTCGTAGCGCTGTCATGGCTATGCAACCCTTCAAGGCCCCGGGTCCCGATGGGTTTCAAGAATTCTTTTATAAGCAGTTTTGGAGCATTGTAGGCCAAGATCTTCACTTTATGGTGGATGAAGCTTTTGCGCATGGGCAAAGGGATTCCTCTCTGCTAGAAACGCTGATTGTGCTTATTCCTAAG AAAAGAGTGGATGAGAAGTCTTGGAAACCTGTCCGAATTACTAAGGAAGGTATTGGGATCTCCCGTTTATTCTTTGCTGATGATGTATTGCTATTTTGCCAAGCTAATAAAGTCCAGATGCAGGTGGTGGCTGATACTTTGAAGGATTTTTGTGAGGCTTCGG GGATTCGCCGAGCGGCCAATTTAGGCAAATACCTTGGGATTCCCCTTCTCAAGGGTAGAGTCACAAGGGATCTCTTCTTTCTCATCATGGACAAAGTTAATGCTCGATTGGCTTTTTGGAAGACTCGAATGCTCAACAAGGCGGGGAAGCTTTGCCTAGCAAAATCAGTCCTCACCTCCTTGCCAGTTTACACCATGCAGTCCCTTTGGCTTCCTCAATCGGTCTGTGAGTTTATTGACAAAAAGATCCGGTGCTGTCTTTGGGGAAAGGGCTCCAATAATCGTGGCGTAAATTTAGTTTCTTGGGGTGATATTACTCAACCGAAGGAGAGTGGCGGCCTAGGGCTCCGGAACACTAGGGGGAATAATATTGCTTTGTTGGGAAAACTAGTGCATGAGTGCCTTCATGATGGAACTAAGCCTTGGGTCCAAGCTATCTCCCAAAAATACTTGAAACAGAACCTGGTGCTCCAAGGCAAGTATAAGAATGGTGATTCCTATATCTGGAAAAGCATCATGCGTGCGAAAGATTATGTTGGGAATGGCTTCCAACCGCATCTCAGTAATGGTCAATCGTCGGTGTGGTATTCTAATTGGCTGGGCATGGGTCGCCTTTGTGATAGGGTGTCGTTTGTTAACATAGCTGACACACAACTGGTTGTAGCAGATCTTTGGGACAATGGTCAGTGGAACTTTCATTTACTGTATACCTTGCTGCCACCAGATATTGAAGATGAAGTTAGAAACATTCATGTCCCTCACATTAGGTCCCATTTTGATGCTTTACGTTGGTGGCATGACACCGGCGGATGCTATTCACCAAGCACAGCGTACCATAGCTTGTATAACCAGGCTGAAGATGGCTTTGCCAATTGGAGGAAGGTTTGGAAAGCCAAGGTGCCAGAGAGAGTCTGCTTCTTTCTCTGGCTCGTATCCCGTGAAGCTCTTCCCACCAATTTTCGAAGATTTCAGTCCCATCTTGCGGTTTCCGCCGGCTGTCCCCGCTGCGATGCTGATACGGAGGATGTGGACCACCTTCTCCGAGGATGCCCTGATTCAAGGAACCTTTGGAGCTACTTCTGTTCCGTTCTCCCCCCGCTTGCGGTGCAGGTTCCTCTCTCCCAGTGGCTTGGCGAGCTTCTGTCTCACGCAAACTCCACCCTTGGTATCTCCGTCATGTGGTGGGCCTGGAAGCGGCAGTGTCAATGTGTTTTTGAACTACAGGCTACCACCATTAATCAGGTTCTTCGCTGTGTGTTACGTGATGAAGCTCTCTGGCGATCAACCCTTTTCCAGCAACCGGGGCAGCTTCATTTAATGACATGA
- the LOC130719711 gene encoding uncharacterized protein LOC130719711, which yields MDVDIESGVSGGQPNGRPPEAPRRPTFKEKVLGKVAVEKSKIVQNLVEAGVMKKVLVDGNDFFPMFDFQDKQSYAEICKPWIGCLVVKLLGRHIDYRVLCDRLKMLWKPTGGIEVRDIHHGYFLVQFDVQEDRERAMAGAPWMIYDHYLAVKPWTPDFVAANSTISTTAVWIRIPGLCFQFYNESILLTLASAVGTQIRVDMNTVDMNRGKYARVCVEIELNKPVLGRVGLCGVWYNVEYEGLHLLCSK from the coding sequence ATGGACGTCGACATCGAGAGCGGAGTGAGTGGCGGCCAACCTAATGGGCGGCCGCCGGAAGCACCACGCCGACCTACGTTCAAAGAGAAAGTTCTGGGGAAGGTCGCGGTTGAAAAGAGCAAGATAGTGCAAAACTTGGTGGAAGCAGGAGTCATGAAGAAAGTGCTTGTGGATGGGAATGATTTCTTTCCCATGTTCGACTTCCAGGATAAACAATCCTATGCTGAAATCTGTAAACCCTGGATAGGGTGCTTGGTGGTAAAACTGCTTGGAAGGCACATCGATTATAGAGTGTTGTGTGATCGGTTGAAGATGCTTTGGAAGCCGACAGGAGGTATTGAAGTCCGGGATATCCACCATGGATACTTCTTGGTGCAGTTTGATGTACAGGAAGATCGAGAGAGAGCCATGGCTGGGGCTCCCTGGATGATCTATGATCATTACCTGGCGGTTAAGCCTTGGACTCCAGATTTCGTCGCTGCCAACTCCACGATAAGTACCACTGCAGTTTGGATCCGTATCCCAGGCCTATGCTTTCAGTTTTACAACGAGAGCATCCTCCTAACCCTGGCCTCCGCTGTGGGAACACAGATTAGGGTTGACATGAACACAGTGGATATGAACAGGGGCAAGTATGCAAGGGTGTGCGTGGAGATTGAACTGAACAAACCGGTACTGGGAAGAGTTGGTTTGTGTGGTGTATGGTACAATGTCGAGTACGAAGGGTTGCACCTGCTATGCTCGAAATGA
- the LOC130719709 gene encoding uncharacterized protein LOC130719709: MDFMATPVIRLYVDDSWNPHVRRMGCGAVLRDDSNNWKSATSVSFDHGTAFLAEITDVELGMQHSHDLGYKNIVCASDCNRLVTFLSSGSDTNTFWDRESIRRVLALMTTFQSCYVVHIARERNNTADTLAREAARLGSPVQTWSTPPSFVAAAMFLDDST, translated from the coding sequence ATGGATTTTATGGCAACCCCGGTTATTCGTCTGTATGTGGATGACAGCTGGAACCCCCATGTGCGTCGGATGGGATGTGGGGCGGTGTTGAGGGATGACTCCAATAATTGGAAATCAGCAACTTCTGTGAGCTTCGACCATGGCACGGCGTTCCTTGCGGAAATCACGGATGTGGAGCTTGGTATGCAACACTCGCATGATCTTGGCTACAAGAATATTGTGTGTGCCTCGGATTGCAATAGACTGGTCACGTTTTTGAGTTCTGGTAGTGATACCAACACGTTTTGGGACCGAGAGAGCATCAGGAGGGTTCTGGCTTTGATGACCACGTTTCAGAGCTGTTATGTGGTTCATATAGCGCGGGAAAGGAACAATACGGCGGATACACTTGCCCGGGAAGCAGCGCGACTTGGCTCACCAGTTCAAACATGGAGCACACCACCATCCTTTGTTGCTGCTGCTATGTTCTTGGATGACTctacttag